In Drosophila gunungcola strain Sukarami unplaced genomic scaffold, Dgunungcola_SK_2 000062F, whole genome shotgun sequence, the following proteins share a genomic window:
- the LOC128264249 gene encoding serine/arginine repetitive matrix protein 1-like: MSARTSNTQQRVEHEVREKRAGEQPVARWRRDSDSVLQLLASPLVSRSPSPVSKVDEESTGEISDVELPSEEEDAGANATEIAEVVAISSDESGPEDASEEEEEGTETVSPEVSSDEDDAARRAARDRMVFRRLSRATAGLGRICLGQIPPSGKPKEWARILEARAVTVRQWEARRAARTQPPSATQPPLPLPRAPTPPPPPPPRSPSPPPSSPPRQQEWHLPQAEVAQTLRTIVVEGRRYHQQTVTWMWPAPEEAAEEARMREAIEWRRPPPLNPREPRAKSAKRVAETADREGLLTPEEEREAQEGMEKGPWEWPSPPETSRDAAPPPNLRGRPRVRSREPHRRGRRCGDSSRRARSRGRRFRRRSGQRGWPKKRAGSEGGAGRPGGPSSCWTENSATE, encoded by the exons ATGAGCGCACGTACGAGCAACACCCAACAACGAGTGGAGCACGAGGTGAGGGAGAAGCGCGCCGGGGAACAGCCAGTGGCAAGATGGAGacgggactccgattccgtCCTCCAGCTTCTGGCGTCCCCCCTGGTGTCGCGATCCCCGTCACCGGTCAGCAAGGTTGACGAGGAGTCCACCGGAGAGATCTCGGACGTGGAGTTGCcgtccgaggaggaggacgcaGGCGCAAACGCGACGGAGATCGCAGAGGTCGTCGCCATCTCCTCCGATGAGAGTGGACCGGAGGACGCGAGCGAAGAGGAGGAAGAGGGGACGGAGACCGTCAGTCCCGAGGTGTCCTCGGACGAGGACGACGCGGCGCGACGAGCTGCGAGGGACCGAATGGTCTTCCGACGGCTGAGCCGGGCGACGGCAGGGCTCGGGAGGATCTGCCTAGGGCAGATACCACCGTCGGGCAAGCCCAAGGAGTGGGCTCGCATCTTGGAGGCGCGGGCGGTCACTGTCCGCCAATGGGAGGCTCGGAGGGCGGCGAGGA CGCAGCCGCCGTCGGCAACGCAGCCGCCGCTACCGTTACCACGTGCGCCgacgccaccaccaccgccaccaccacgctcaccatcaccaccaccatcgTCGCCGCCGAGGCAACAGGAGTGGCACCTGCCACAGGCGGAGGTCGCGCAAACGCTGCGGACCATCGTGGTGGAGGGGCGGCGGTATCATCAGCAGACGGTCACGTGGATGTGGCCCGCGCCTGAGGAGGCAGCAGAGGAGGCCCGGATGCGGGAGGCCATCGAGTGGCGGCGCCCACCGCCGTTGAACCCGCGCGAGCCGAGGGCCAAGTCGGCGAAACGCGTCGCGGAGACGGCCGATCGCGAGGGACTGTTGACGCCCGAGGAGGAGCGCGAGGCCCAGGAGGGGATGGAGAAGGGGCCATGGGAGTGGCCATCACCGCCGGAGACGTCGCGGGACGCGGCGCCACCCCCGAACCTGCGCGGCAGACCTCGTGTCCGGAGCCGCGAGCCCCACCGGCGAGGCCGACGCTGCGGAGACAGCAGTCGGAGGGCGCGGAGCCGTGGTCGGAGGTTCCGGAGGCGGAGTGGCCAGCGCGGGTGGCCGAAGAAGCGCGCCGGCAGCGAGGGAGGCGCAGGAAGGCCAGGGGGGCCAAGCTCATGCTGGACGGAGAACAGCGCTACCGAGTGA